In the genome of Blastopirellula retiformator, the window GTATTGCTGATCGGCTTCGCCCAAGTTGTAAATCAAGACGTCATCAAGGATTCCGCCTTCTTCGTTACAGACCAGGCTGTAGCGAATTTTGCCCATCGGGACGACGGAAGCTTTGCGAGTGAGCAGCTTGTCGAGGAACTCGCCAGCGCCAGGCCCATCGAAGCGAAAGCGGGCCATGTGGGAGACGTCAAACAGCCCGGCCGCGGTGCGGGTGGCGTTGTGTTCGTCAATGATCGAAGAATATTGGACCGGCATCTCCCAGCCGCCGAAATCGACCAGGCGGCCGCCTGCGGCGTGATGCCAATCATTAAGAGGCGTTTTGGCGAGCGTCATCTTGCTCCAGGGTGGTTTGAGACCAATGGTTTTCCGCAGGATACAAGGCAACTGGGGCACGGCGCGAGACGCAAGTTCTGATGGTGCGCACGGCCAGATCGCTCGCCGGTCACATGGTTTGCGACCGAAGAGGAAAGGCGCCCAGCGTCGTGCTCGGGTGAGAGCGACGCTCGACAATGCTCAGATGCCAATTAGCGAAAGATCAACTATTGGCAAATTGTAACCCACTGCGCCGAGGTTGCTAGGGGCGAAGTGGTGTGTGGTTTGCCGTTCTTTTTGTGGAGCATAAGCCGAATGGGCGAAAAACCGCGCGCTTTGCGCATGGAAACGCCCAGTTCGCGGCGCGGAGCAATTGCGATCAGCGAATCTCTTCGATAGCGGTTCTCACTAGATCAAGAAATGATCGACCGGCTTGACCGGCGGCGGAACAAGCTCTGGCGGTTGTTCCGAGAGTTGGCGGATGTTGATTTCGATCATCGTGGACAACTGCAACAGCGGCAGATCGTTGTCGTCGGTGCTGAACGGCTGTTCGATTTCGTCGCCGACGGCGTCGAGGCCCAGAAACGCATAAGCGACCAGTGCGACCACGACCGGCGTCAGCCAACCGATTCTGTCATGGAGGCCGCACGGCAGCGCCAAGCAGTACAGCACAACGGTGCGGTGAGTCAGCACGCTGTAGGTAAACGGGATCGGCGTGCTCTTGATCCGTTCGCAACCTCCTTGGATCGCCAGCATCTCGGTCAGGTTCTGATGCAGCAGCGGGAGATGAAAGACATTCAGCCGTCCGCTTCGCCAAGCGTGATTCAAGCAGCGCGAGATTCGATCGGCGATCGCGGCCGGCACGTTGTCTTGCGCCAGGTAGCTGTCGGCCTCGGCGTCGTTTTTTAAGCGCTGACGCAGTTCGGCGGTCGCGTCGGTGTCGCGCAGCCGATGTCGGAAGGCGTGGACGTAGGCGATGATCAGCCCCGTAATCCGATTCTGATCTGGCTGCTGTTCTCGCGGGGCGTCGGGATCGCTGTCAGCGTTCTCTTCGCCGATCAGTGAGTTGACCTGCATCGTAAAGGTGCGGCAGACGTTGACCATCCGGCCCCACAACTTGCGTCCTTCCCAATAGCGATCGTAGGCGGCGTTGTTGCGAAAGCCGAGAAAAATCGCCAGCGCCAGGCCGACCACCGTAAACGGTTCCATCGTCAAGCTATACGCCTGGGTTGGAAAGAATTTTGCGATGACCGTGATCACGACCGAGAACCCGACCACCACGGCCAAGCGAGGCCATGTGCGATCCATGGTCGTGCCATGGTACGCAAAGATCATGCGGATCCAGCTATCTTTTTCGGTGATGATCATCGGCGGCGCAGCTCGTTGGAATAAGGATCATTGGCAAGCCGCCTAGGATAGCCGAGATCGTCCGCCTCCGACAAGCAATTCGAGCGAAGAAGTCGGCAGACTGGCGACGGTAGAATCGAAAACGAAAAAAGCCGCGTGCCCAACGGCGACGCGGCTTTGCTTTGTTCCGAAGACGTGGCGACCTTATTCCGCCTCGTCCCAATTGACCACGTTGCCATCGTTGCGCTCGATCAGGTTGCGCATCGTTTCTGGTTTCAGCTTTTTGGTCGAGAACTGGCGAACGCTGCCGTCGACTAGGGCCGCCGAGAAGGTTCCTTCCGGGTTGAGGTTGGTGAGCCCGCGAAATGGGTTTTCGGGGTCGTAATCCCATTCGTCCGGCTTGGTCCAAATGACCGCTTCCTCCGGCGCCACGTTTAAGATCAGGATCGTGTTGGACGTGCCGTCGGTCATGTCATGCATGCCGAGCGTTTTGCCAGGTTGAAAAGAGGCTTTCTCGCCGGCTGGTACGACATAAGTCGTCTTCGTGGGATCGTCCAGTGGATGGACGGGGTCGATATAGATACTCGGCATCTTCTCGACCAGCTTGATGTTGTGCTCGCTATCCCACGGCTCATCCAGATGAAACTGATCGTACAGGGCTCCATATTCCAGGTAAGGAAGCAGGTAGACGCGCCACGAGAGGAGCGGCTTTTCCGGCGTTTTTCCATCCGGAACGCCGGCGGGAGGGAACTTTCCAAAGGTGTCGTGAAAATTGTGCATCCCCAGAGCGAACTGCCTTAGGTCGTTGCGTCCATGCGTCTGCTTGGCCGCCTGACGAGCCGCATCAATCGCCGGCTGCAGCGCCGCGCGCAGGGTCGTAATCTGCTGATTGTCGAGCGAGATCCGCAGCTCGTCGTCGTCCATCTTCGGCAAGATCGCCTGGCGAACCATTTCGACCAACGCCGCCGGGGGCTTCATGGGGAGACTTTCTGGCCGGGTCATCAGGTCGACCCAGTTATACAGCTCCTGGGCGCCTTCTTGGGAATCGGCGTCGACGATGACGTTGACTTTGGCGCCATCGACATAGGCGAACGCGACTCCGGTGTACTCGACCTTGTCGAGATAGTACTTGGCGAACTGGCCGCCGGGGATGAATCGTTGTTCGATCATCAAGGTGCGTGAGTCGTCGTCGAGCAGTGCGATCGCCTGGATGGGGGCGGGGCCAATCGCTGCGACCGCCGCATCGAGCTTCGTCGCGTCATACGGCTTGAGATTGGCCAGACGTTCCGCTTCGTCCGGGCGGTTGACCATCGTGAACCACTCGCCATGCCGGATGAGACCTTTCTCGAGCGTTTCCGGTGGGATATCCGCAAAGCGGTCGCCGACGATGATCTTGATGATGTCTTTGTCAGAGACCGCGCCAGTCGTGTGGAAGAGGGGCGAGGCGGATATTCGCGTATTGGTCTCGCCGTTGCCAAGATCGGATTCCATCGCGTAGAAAGCGATCGCCAACTCCTTCACCCCTTTCGCAAATTCGGGGCTGTTTGCCGGGTTGGTGAACACGTCCTCTTCAAAAAAGCCGGTATCGACCTCGTTCTCTTCCATTTCCTGGAGGATCGCCTCCAGGTCGGGATTGGGCCAGTCGAGCCGAACAATGGCAAAGGTCGATTCGCCGAGGAATGGCGAGATTTCCTTGATCCAAGTCGGCGCCGTTGCGGCGGCCGGGTTGGCGGGCTGAGCGGCCGGTTTCGCGGGAGTCTCCGCAGGCGTGCTGGGCGCCGTTTCCATGTTCTTGTCGGCAGCGGCCGGGGGCGGATCGACCGGCGTTTGTTGCGAATCGGCGTCGGGCGCCGCCGCCTGTTCGACGCCAGAGCAGCCGAACGTCAAGGGAATCAACGCGAGAAACAGCAGCAAGGTACGTGGCATCTTCCGAATCCTTGTGGCCATGAAAAGTGGAGGCGAAATGGGACGCCCCTCCATGGTAGTGCATGTCGCGCGCAGATCTCAACAAGCGGCCCACAGAAAGGGCCAAAAATAGACTGTCGCTTCTCGTTGGCCGCTTGCCTGGCTTAGGCGGCGGCGCGGCGCTGCAAGGTGATCGGTTCGGCCGGCGTATCGCGCAGAATACGATCGAGCGTTTCGGCGCCTTGCCAGTCGCCGGTCATTTCGCGGAAATAGCGGGTCCACTCTAGCAATTGGCGATGGTAGGCGGCCATTTGCATCAAGTAACGTCGATCTCCGCGATGGAGCGCCATGTGGATTGTCAGCAGATTCAAGACGTCAGGGTCGTTGAAGTAGCTGGTATGCACGAGTTCTTCGCCGGATAGTTCGGCGTTGAACGCGGCCAGTCCGGCCATCAACGTCTTTTGCCCCAGCAAGGCCCGCAGTTTCGGGGCGATGTCTTTCGACTTGGAGTTGGCTCGGGCGGTGATCCGCTGGGAGATGAAGTAGGGAAGGGGGGGGATGCTGTTCACATCCGTGTCGCCGATCGGGGCGGTCGAGACGTTGCAGAGTTCGGCCGACGGACGATTGTTCCCTTGTACCGCCTTGCTGACGTATTGTCGCACGAAGTGATTAAGAATCGGACGGACGATGTAGTTGAACGTCGGCGCCACGGTCCAGTAATAGGGGATCCACAAGAAGCTGAGATAATCGGAGACGAAGATCCGGTCGGCGGCGGTCACTTTGCCGACGAAGGTGATGTCGAGATGGAGCGTCGTCCGCAGGCCGTTGATCGCTTCGTCGTCTGGAGAGAAGATGCCGAGCCAGCAACGGCCATACTCTTGGATCACGCATTGCTCGGCATGCAGCTCTTGGCGGATCCGCCGCGACTCAATCACCGGGCCGATAAAAAAGCTGGCCAACTGGGCGAAGACGAAGAACATGACGAACACGCCGGCCATCGCCAGCCAGCCCAGATGGTCGTACATCAAGTAGTCCATCAGGTTAACGTCGCGGCCCAGCAGTTCTACCTGCGTCGAGGCGTAATGATCGGGATCGAAGATCGCACAATGCATGATGCGGAACATCTGCTGCAACGACTGGCGCGCGTGACTAAGAAAAAAAAGTCCGGCGATGATGTTGATCGCATTGGCGATGCTGACCGGGTTGACGGTCCGGTGGCGTAGGAAAGGGGTACCGACTGTCGACCAGGTGCGCAGGTAATCGAGCGGAATGCCGTCGACGCTCGCCTGGCGGAGCGCCATCCAGATGATCGAGCCGCCGTGGCTATGACCGACCAGGTGATAGCCTTGGCCCGCCGCTTCAAACTGGGCGACGTATTCGAGCAGCGCTTTGGCGCCTTTAAGTCGTTCGCGTTCGTTGTTTTCGCCCGACCAGTGAAACAGGCGGCCTTGTTCCTGTAGCGAAATGCCGTCTGGCAGGCGGCTTTCCAGCTCTTGCCAGACTTCGCTGCCTCGTTGCCAGAAAGCGTCCCCTTCTTCATGTTCGCGTCCGGCGAACGTGCCATGCACCAGGATGACGACATCCTCGGGCGTCGTGGGAGGGGTGTAGACTTTAAGCTCGGACATCAAGGTTCGCCTGGGAAACGCGACAGTCGGCACGCGAAAAACGCCGCGAGAAAGTAGAAGAAGCTGGCTTAGGAATCAAGACGAATCCCTGCCATTGAGCCAAAAGCAGGGCGCCGGCGGTAGTTGCGGTCAGGCGCCGCGGCAACCAGGCGTTTGATTTCGTGGGGGCGACTTCTAGGATTGCAGCGGGCGATTGTGCCGACCCTGGCAATGGGGTAGGTTACACCGTGAAACGCTGGCGCCGTCTATGCAAGCATGGCGCCTTTTTCTTTGAAGACTTAACGTACCCCGTTCGAATCAACATAACGGAGAAGCAACTATGGCTTACACGCTGCCGGAATTGCCGTACGCGTACGACGCGCTCGAGCCGTCGATCGACGCCAAGACGATGGAAATCCATCACACCAAGCATCACCAAGCCTACATCACCAAGGTCAACGATGCGATCAAAGGTACCGAGCTGGAAAGCAAGACGATTGAAGAGCTGGTCTCGGACATGTCGGCCGTGCCGGACAACATCAAGGGCGCCGTCCGCAACAATGGCGGCGGTCACGCTAACCACTCGCTGTTCTGGACCGTCATGAAGCCGGGCGGCGGCGGCACGCCGAGCGGCGACCTGGCCGCGGCGATCGACGCCGAACTGGGCGGTTTCGAGAAGTTCAAGGAAGCGTTCTCCAATGCGGCCGCGACCCGCTTTGGCTCGGGTTGGGCCTGGCTGTCGGTCGACGGCGGCAAGTTGGTGGTCGAAAGCACCCCCAACCAGGACACGCCGCTGATGGAAGGTCGCACGCCGATCCTCGGTCTGGACGTGTGGGAACACGCCTACTATCTGAACTATCAGAACCGCCGTCCCGATTACGTCTCGGCGTTCTTCAACGTCATCAACTGGGACGAAGTGGCCAAGCGTTACGCCGCCGCCAAGGCCTAGAGCGTTTTTCTCATCGCAGTAGCGTTTCTGGCGCCGGTGAGGCAAGCTGGTCAAGGCGACCGAAGCAGGTGAATCCTCAAGATTCGTCGATGCAGGTCAACGCCGACCAGCGCGGCCGCAACCAGCCAGAACGATACAGATGGAGGAAAACCGCTCTAGTCGAGCGACCGCGACAAGCGATCCATGAAAGAGCCGTTCGCCCTGCGAGCGGCTCTTTTTTTGCTAGCAGCGGGGATTCCCATTTTCTGACCTTGACCTCCGCGAAGCGTCTCCATACTCTCCCTCCCAAGTCGGCACACAACGCGTGGTAGACTTTTCCGATAAAACGGATCGAAATGGTTAATGTGCGGGTTACGCGCAGGTCGACTTTTGGATCTATACGGAGGTCGCCGCATACCAGTCGGCAGACGAAAACAAATCACTCAGGGACGAGGCCGCAGACGAGCACAGGGACGTGCTTTCTCGTGCGATGCCGCCTCACAGAGCCAAAGGCGCGTGAGCTATGCGAGTGCGAATCGAAAAATGGACGCTAGGAGCAGCGCTGCTTGCCGCTGCCGTTGTACCCTCAGTCGGCTGCAAGAGCGGCATGAGCTGGTGGGCCAGCAAGAAAGCCCCCGACGTCTCGAACGTCGCCACATCACAAGCGCCCCCTTACAGCGCTACGGCTGTCGCCCCGTCGAGCACTTCGACTCCGGTGCAGAGCAGCTCGTCGCTAGCCCGCAACTTCAACGGTACGGTGACGCCGAACTACGCCGCGACGACTGGCGCTGCGAGTTCGCCGAGCTACAGCGGCGCCTATCCGGGCATGGGCTCGCCGTCCGCTCCGCAACAAGGTTTTTATGCCGCCTCGCAAGGGCAGCAACCGGCGTCGACCAGCTATCCGGCCGGCATGACGCAACCGGTTAGCAATCCGTACGCCGCTCAAGGCGCTGCGGCCTACACCGCTTCGGCGGCTGGGGCTGCGGGCTATCCGTCGCGCAGCAGCTACTCGCAGCCGAGCAGGACCTCGCCGAGCAGCTACGGCCAACAACCGTCGACCAGCTATCCTGGCGCCGGCGCCGTTCCGGCCAGCTACGCCCCGAGCAGCGGTTCGCAGTACCGGTCCACCACCGGCGGCAGCAGCTATCCGTCGACCGGCGGAGCAGCGAGCGGCTACCCGTCGACCGGTTCGCAGCATCCGTCGACCAGCGGCGGCAGCAGCTACCCGAGCACCGGTGGATCGAGCTATCCGTCGACCGGCAACAGCTACCAGGGCGCCAGCAGCGGAAGCTACAACAGCCCGGCCAGCTACCAATCGACGCCATCGACCCCGACGCCTTCGACTGGTTCGACCCCGCACTATCGTCCGGGCGGCACCAGCGACTACGGCAGCGGCAGCTCGGCGCCGGCCGCGACCAGCTCGTATCCGTCGACCAGCACCTCGAACTATCCGAGCACCGGCGGTTCGACCTACCCGTCGACCAGCTCCAGCGAAAGCTCGGGCGGCTCGCGTTACTCGAGCGGCTACTAAGCCTCGAGAAGCTGCGATCTCCGATTCACGAAGAGACCTCGCCCTGGTGCGAGGTCTCTCTTTTTATGCGCGCTGGTGAAGATGCCGGTTGTAGCGATGATTCGGTTGGCGGA includes:
- a CDS encoding bestrophin family protein, translating into MIITEKDSWIRMIFAYHGTTMDRTWPRLAVVVGFSVVITVIAKFFPTQAYSLTMEPFTVVGLALAIFLGFRNNAAYDRYWEGRKLWGRMVNVCRTFTMQVNSLIGEENADSDPDAPREQQPDQNRITGLIIAYVHAFRHRLRDTDATAELRQRLKNDAEADSYLAQDNVPAAIADRISRCLNHAWRSGRLNVFHLPLLHQNLTEMLAIQGGCERIKSTPIPFTYSVLTHRTVVLYCLALPCGLHDRIGWLTPVVVALVAYAFLGLDAVGDEIEQPFSTDDNDLPLLQLSTMIEINIRQLSEQPPELVPPPVKPVDHFLI
- a CDS encoding DUF1559 family PulG-like putative transporter; this encodes MPRTLLLFLALIPLTFGCSGVEQAAAPDADSQQTPVDPPPAAADKNMETAPSTPAETPAKPAAQPANPAAATAPTWIKEISPFLGESTFAIVRLDWPNPDLEAILQEMEENEVDTGFFEEDVFTNPANSPEFAKGVKELAIAFYAMESDLGNGETNTRISASPLFHTTGAVSDKDIIKIIVGDRFADIPPETLEKGLIRHGEWFTMVNRPDEAERLANLKPYDATKLDAAVAAIGPAPIQAIALLDDDSRTLMIEQRFIPGGQFAKYYLDKVEYTGVAFAYVDGAKVNVIVDADSQEGAQELYNWVDLMTRPESLPMKPPAALVEMVRQAILPKMDDDELRISLDNQQITTLRAALQPAIDAARQAAKQTHGRNDLRQFALGMHNFHDTFGKFPPAGVPDGKTPEKPLLSWRVYLLPYLEYGALYDQFHLDEPWDSEHNIKLVEKMPSIYIDPVHPLDDPTKTTYVVPAGEKASFQPGKTLGMHDMTDGTSNTILILNVAPEEAVIWTKPDEWDYDPENPFRGLTNLNPEGTFSAALVDGSVRQFSTKKLKPETMRNLIERNDGNVVNWDEAE
- a CDS encoding lipase family protein, with product MSELKVYTPPTTPEDVVILVHGTFAGREHEEGDAFWQRGSEVWQELESRLPDGISLQEQGRLFHWSGENNERERLKGAKALLEYVAQFEAAGQGYHLVGHSHGGSIIWMALRQASVDGIPLDYLRTWSTVGTPFLRHRTVNPVSIANAINIIAGLFFLSHARQSLQQMFRIMHCAIFDPDHYASTQVELLGRDVNLMDYLMYDHLGWLAMAGVFVMFFVFAQLASFFIGPVIESRRIRQELHAEQCVIQEYGRCWLGIFSPDDEAINGLRTTLHLDITFVGKVTAADRIFVSDYLSFLWIPYYWTVAPTFNYIVRPILNHFVRQYVSKAVQGNNRPSAELCNVSTAPIGDTDVNSIPPLPYFISQRITARANSKSKDIAPKLRALLGQKTLMAGLAAFNAELSGEELVHTSYFNDPDVLNLLTIHMALHRGDRRYLMQMAAYHRQLLEWTRYFREMTGDWQGAETLDRILRDTPAEPITLQRRAAA
- a CDS encoding superoxide dismutase, translating into MAYTLPELPYAYDALEPSIDAKTMEIHHTKHHQAYITKVNDAIKGTELESKTIEELVSDMSAVPDNIKGAVRNNGGGHANHSLFWTVMKPGGGGTPSGDLAAAIDAELGGFEKFKEAFSNAAATRFGSGWAWLSVDGGKLVVESTPNQDTPLMEGRTPILGLDVWEHAYYLNYQNRRPDYVSAFFNVINWDEVAKRYAAAKA